A single genomic interval of Ramlibacter sp. harbors:
- a CDS encoding phosphonate utilization associated transcriptional regulator, giving the protein MNAVMHPTIALLQSSSLTNVVQQEIERAILVGEYAPGSKLIEAALAEKLGVSRGPVREAFRMLEEAGLVRNEKNRGVYVRDIPIDEAVEIFDLRAAMDELVGRQLARNITPVQLKEMKGLVDQMEKAVKTSDTYNYHLLNLRFHDRLVEMAGNRKLTAIYRKLIKELSLFRRLNLADGWLMPISASEHRQIVKAIASGDADAAGRAMFDHVIESKERTIDNDLRRQARLQAQATPTKSGKSSRAER; this is encoded by the coding sequence ATGAACGCGGTGATGCACCCCACCATTGCGCTGCTGCAGAGCAGCTCGCTCACCAACGTGGTGCAGCAGGAAATCGAACGGGCCATCCTGGTCGGCGAGTACGCGCCCGGCAGCAAGCTCATCGAGGCGGCGCTGGCCGAGAAGCTGGGCGTTTCGCGCGGCCCGGTACGCGAGGCCTTCCGCATGCTCGAGGAAGCCGGGCTGGTGCGCAATGAAAAGAACCGCGGCGTCTACGTGCGCGACATCCCGATCGACGAGGCGGTCGAGATCTTCGACCTGCGCGCCGCCATGGATGAACTGGTGGGCCGCCAGCTGGCCAGGAACATCACGCCGGTGCAGCTCAAGGAAATGAAGGGCCTGGTCGACCAGATGGAGAAGGCGGTCAAGACCTCCGACACCTACAACTACCACCTGCTCAACCTCCGGTTCCACGACCGGCTGGTGGAAATGGCCGGCAACCGCAAGCTCACGGCCATCTACCGCAAGCTCATCAAGGAACTCTCGCTGTTCCGTCGCCTGAACCTGGCCGATGGCTGGCTGATGCCGATTTCGGCCAGCGAGCACCGCCAGATCGTCAAGGCCATTGCCAGCGGTGACGCCGACGCGGCCGGGCGCGCCATGTTCGACCACGTGATCGAGAGCAAGGAGCGCACCATCGACAACGACCTGCGCCGCCAGGCCCGCCTGCAGGCGCAGGCCACCCCCACCAAATCAGGAAAGTCCAGCCGTGCTGAACGTTAA
- a CDS encoding putative 2-aminoethylphosphonate ABC transporter substrate-binding protein gives MRLSRIFKPVALAGLLAFAAATSAQKTQLLVYTALETDQLKAYQEGFNKVNPDIEIKWVRDSTGVITAKLLAEKANPQADAVMGVAASSLALLDKNGMLEPYAPLNLDALMSQYRDKKNPPAWFGMDVWGATVCFNTVEAKKKGVPKPETWKDLTKPIYKGQIVMPNPASSGTGFFDVSAWLTLWGDDNGKGGGWKYMDALHENIAQYTHSGSKPCNMAGSGEFMIGISFEYRANSNKAKGAPIDLVFPKEGLGWDLEAFAIHKGTKNLAAAKKLADWASSKDAMLLYGKNFAITAQPGVASPLANVPKDYEARLVKMDFATTAANRERVLAEWTRRYDGKSEKKK, from the coding sequence ATGCGTTTGTCCAGAATCTTCAAGCCCGTTGCCCTGGCCGGGCTGCTCGCATTCGCGGCGGCGACCTCCGCGCAGAAGACCCAGCTGCTGGTCTACACCGCGCTGGAAACCGACCAGCTCAAGGCCTACCAGGAAGGCTTCAACAAGGTCAACCCCGACATCGAGATCAAGTGGGTGCGCGACTCCACCGGCGTGATCACGGCCAAGCTGCTGGCCGAGAAGGCCAACCCCCAGGCCGACGCCGTGATGGGCGTGGCCGCCTCCAGCCTGGCGCTGCTCGACAAGAACGGCATGCTCGAGCCCTACGCGCCGCTGAACCTTGACGCGCTGATGAGCCAGTACCGCGACAAGAAGAACCCGCCCGCCTGGTTTGGCATGGACGTGTGGGGCGCCACCGTCTGCTTCAACACGGTCGAGGCCAAGAAGAAGGGCGTTCCCAAGCCCGAAACCTGGAAAGACCTGACCAAGCCCATCTACAAGGGCCAGATCGTCATGCCCAACCCGGCTTCGTCGGGCACGGGCTTCTTCGACGTGTCGGCCTGGCTCACGCTCTGGGGTGACGACAACGGCAAGGGCGGCGGCTGGAAGTACATGGACGCACTGCACGAGAACATTGCCCAGTACACCCACTCGGGTTCCAAGCCCTGCAACATGGCAGGCTCCGGCGAATTCATGATCGGCATCTCGTTCGAGTACCGTGCCAACAGCAACAAGGCCAAGGGCGCGCCCATTGACCTCGTGTTCCCCAAGGAAGGCCTGGGCTGGGACCTTGAAGCGTTTGCCATCCACAAGGGCACCAAGAACCTGGCTGCCGCCAAGAAGCTCGCTGACTGGGCCTCGAGCAAGGACGCCATGCTGCTGTACGGCAAGAACTTCGCCATCACCGCGCAACCCGGCGTCGCCTCGCCGCTGGCCAATGTGCCCAAGGACTACGAAGCCCGCCTCGTCAAGATGGACTTCGCCACCACGGCAGCCAATCGCGAGCGCGTGCTGGCCGAGTGGACCAGGCGCTACGACGGCAAATCCGAGAAGAAGAAGTAA
- a CDS encoding putative 2-aminoethylphosphonate ABC transporter ATP-binding protein — protein MTQDLFLELRNIRKTFGSFTALHEINLGIGKGEFVCFLGPSGCGKTTLLRIIAGLEVQTSGDVWQAGRDISRLPPAQRDYGIVFQSYALFPNLSVADNVAYGLVNRKTPRAEIRQRVSDLVKLVGLPGSEGKFPSQLSGGQQQRIALARALATAPSLLLLDEPLSALDALERVRLRAEIRALQQTLGVTTIMVTHDQEEALSVADRIVVMNHGVIEQVGTPYEIYREPASPFVADFVGKVNVLPARVAAGELQVGDMRFPCDGADREARIYLRPEDVLARPIAPGDAHVFDARIEEIEFLGSYCHVHVAAEAFQPHTLTVYLSLNFLSERSLQIGSTLQLKLLPERIKVF, from the coding sequence ATGACCCAAGACCTGTTTCTTGAGCTGCGAAACATCCGCAAGACGTTCGGCAGCTTCACGGCCCTGCACGAGATCAACCTGGGCATTGGCAAGGGCGAGTTTGTCTGCTTTCTGGGCCCCTCGGGCTGCGGCAAGACCACCTTGCTGCGCATCATTGCCGGTCTCGAGGTCCAGACCTCGGGGGATGTCTGGCAGGCCGGGCGCGACATCTCCCGCCTGCCGCCGGCGCAGCGCGACTATGGCATCGTGTTCCAGAGCTACGCGCTGTTTCCCAATCTCAGCGTGGCCGACAACGTGGCCTATGGGCTGGTCAACCGCAAGACGCCGCGCGCCGAGATCCGCCAGCGCGTGAGCGATCTCGTCAAGCTCGTGGGCCTGCCAGGCAGCGAGGGCAAGTTTCCCAGCCAGCTGTCGGGTGGCCAGCAGCAGCGCATTGCGCTGGCGCGGGCACTGGCCACCGCCCCGTCCCTGTTGCTGCTTGACGAGCCGCTGTCGGCGCTTGATGCGCTGGAGCGGGTGCGCCTGCGCGCTGAAATCCGGGCGCTGCAGCAGACCCTGGGCGTGACCACCATCATGGTCACGCACGACCAGGAAGAGGCGCTGAGCGTGGCCGACCGCATCGTCGTGATGAACCATGGCGTGATCGAGCAGGTGGGCACGCCCTATGAGATCTACCGCGAGCCGGCCTCGCCCTTCGTGGCCGACTTCGTGGGCAAGGTCAATGTGCTGCCGGCCCGGGTGGCCGCCGGCGAACTGCAGGTGGGCGACATGCGCTTTCCCTGTGACGGCGCCGACCGTGAGGCCCGCATCTACCTGCGCCCCGAGGACGTTCTGGCGCGGCCCATCGCACCGGGCGACGCCCATGTGTTTGACGCCCGCATCGAGGAGATCGAGTTCCTGGGCTCGTACTGCCATGTGCATGTCGCGGCCGAGGCCTTCCAGCCCCATACGCTCACGGTCTACCTGTCGCTGAACTTCCTGTCGGAGCGTTCGCTTCAGATCGGCTCCACCCTGCAGCTCAAGCTGCTGCCCGAGCGCATCAAGGTGTTCTGA